The following coding sequences are from one Leptolyngbya sp. NIES-3755 window:
- a CDS encoding coenzyme F420 hydrogenase/dehydrogenase beta subunit domain protein (similar to AA sequence:cyanobase_aa:LBDG_11590), translating to MTLVPHKKAKALKPSSRRPAKELCSECGLCDTYYIHYVKEACAFINQQIPELEEQTHGRSRDLEQSDDLYFGVHQDMMAARKTQPIPGAQWTGIVSTIAIEMLTRGMVEGVVCVQNTEDDRFQPKPIIATTPEEILAARVNKPTLSPNLSVLELVEQSGMKRLLVIGVGCQIQALRAVEKKLGLEKLYVLGTPCTDNVTRAGLQKFLDTTSRSPETVVYYEFMQDFQVHFKHEDGSTELVPFFGLKTNQLKDVFAPSCLSCFDYVNSLADLVVGYMGAPFGWQWIVVRNDRGQEMLDLVQDQIETQAVMSKGDRHQAVQQSIPAYDKAVTLPMWAAKLMGVVIEKIGPKGLEYARFSIDSHFTRNYLYVKRNHPEKLEQHVPGYAKKIVSQYKLPD from the coding sequence ATGACCCTGGTTCCTCATAAAAAAGCGAAAGCACTCAAACCTTCGAGCCGCCGTCCTGCAAAAGAGTTGTGCAGTGAATGTGGTCTGTGTGATACCTACTACATTCACTACGTCAAAGAAGCCTGCGCGTTTATCAATCAACAGATTCCCGAACTCGAAGAACAAACCCACGGACGCAGCCGAGATCTAGAACAATCGGACGATTTGTATTTCGGAGTGCATCAGGACATGATGGCAGCCCGGAAAACTCAGCCGATTCCAGGAGCGCAATGGACAGGGATTGTAAGTACGATCGCCATTGAGATGTTGACTCGTGGCATGGTCGAAGGTGTGGTCTGCGTTCAAAATACAGAAGACGATCGCTTTCAACCCAAGCCAATTATTGCGACGACTCCAGAGGAGATTCTTGCCGCACGAGTGAATAAACCCACGCTTTCCCCAAATCTTTCCGTTTTAGAGCTAGTTGAACAATCGGGAATGAAGCGCTTATTAGTGATCGGAGTGGGTTGCCAGATTCAGGCGCTTCGGGCTGTGGAGAAAAAGCTAGGACTTGAAAAGCTTTACGTGTTGGGAACGCCTTGTACCGATAATGTGACTCGTGCAGGATTGCAAAAATTCTTAGATACCACCAGTCGATCGCCAGAAACGGTTGTGTACTACGAATTCATGCAAGATTTCCAAGTTCACTTCAAACACGAAGATGGCTCGACCGAATTAGTGCCGTTCTTCGGTTTGAAAACAAATCAGCTTAAAGATGTGTTCGCGCCTTCGTGTTTAAGCTGCTTTGACTATGTGAATTCGTTAGCAGATTTAGTGGTTGGCTATATGGGTGCGCCATTTGGATGGCAATGGATCGTCGTGAGGAACGATCGCGGTCAAGAAATGCTCGATCTTGTTCAAGATCAGATCGAAACTCAGGCTGTTATGTCGAAGGGCGATCGACATCAAGCTGTGCAACAGAGTATTCCTGCTTATGACAAAGCGGTTACTCTACCAATGTGGGCAGCGAAACTCATGGGCGTTGTGATCGAAAAGATTGGTCCTAAGGGATTGGAATATGCTCGATTCTCGATCGATTCTCATTTCACCCGTAACTATCTGTACGTGAAACGAAATCATCCTGAGAAGCTAGAGCAGCACGTTCCAGGATATGCCAAGAAGATTGTTTCCCAGTACAAGCTCCCTGACTAA
- a CDS encoding transposase (similar to AA sequence:cyanobase_aa:cce_1950), which translates to MLNLTYEYKLIPTDTQRNTFDQWLNICRKVYNFALRERKDWVNSRKCDINSCNIKQEYIIPADAPRPTFARQCKTLAAAKQSIPELKLPHTHVLQQVLRQLEAAFVAMWERGHGFPRFKKRMRSFVFPQLNLESVTRFDDEDWVNLPKIGLVKIHLSRPIPDGFEVKQIRVVKRASGYYAMLTLQCDVEVPQASPSGRGLGIDLGLEHFLATSDGELIDRPRFFVDGHRKLKSLQRQLKRKKKGSRKFRQLQHRIAKHHETVSNRRKDFHFKTAHHLCDQEQTVFAEDLNLKAMSSGMLCKHTLDAGFGQFLDILNHVCFKRGAYFAQVNPSGTSQTCPRCQTHTGKKELSERIHNCPECGYETNRDVAAAQVVLQRGYTAVGHIAMNFGEGKLHE; encoded by the coding sequence ATGCTGAATCTAACCTACGAGTACAAACTCATTCCGACCGACACACAGCGCAACACCTTCGACCAGTGGCTTAATATTTGCCGCAAGGTCTACAACTTCGCATTGCGTGAGCGGAAAGACTGGGTTAATTCCCGTAAATGCGATATCAATTCATGCAACATCAAACAGGAGTACATCATTCCTGCTGATGCACCCCGACCCACTTTTGCTCGTCAGTGCAAAACACTTGCAGCGGCAAAGCAATCAATTCCTGAATTGAAATTGCCTCACACCCATGTCCTGCAACAAGTATTGCGTCAACTAGAAGCAGCGTTTGTTGCAATGTGGGAGCGGGGGCACGGATTCCCTAGATTCAAAAAACGGATGCGCTCTTTTGTGTTTCCGCAACTGAATTTAGAATCTGTGACACGATTTGATGATGAGGATTGGGTCAATCTTCCGAAGATTGGTTTGGTCAAAATACACTTGTCTCGTCCCATTCCTGATGGTTTTGAGGTCAAGCAAATTCGGGTTGTGAAACGAGCATCTGGCTACTATGCGATGCTCACGTTGCAATGCGATGTTGAAGTTCCTCAAGCTTCACCATCCGGTCGCGGACTGGGCATCGATTTAGGGTTGGAGCATTTTTTGGCAACGTCTGATGGTGAGTTGATTGATCGACCTCGATTCTTTGTGGATGGACACCGCAAGCTGAAATCGCTGCAACGTCAACTGAAGCGTAAGAAGAAAGGCTCTAGAAAGTTTCGTCAACTGCAACATCGAATTGCCAAGCATCACGAAACCGTCTCGAATCGTCGTAAAGACTTTCATTTCAAAACCGCTCATCATTTGTGCGACCAGGAGCAGACTGTGTTTGCTGAGGACTTGAATCTCAAAGCGATGTCATCTGGGATGCTATGCAAGCACACACTGGATGCAGGGTTTGGACAGTTCCTCGATATCTTGAATCATGTTTGTTTCAAGCGGGGCGCATACTTCGCTCAGGTCAATCCCAGTGGAACAAGTCAAACTTGTCCTAGATGCCAGACGCACACAGGCAAGAAGGAACTGTCTGAGCGAATACACAACTGTCCTGAGTGTGGGTATGAAACGAATCGAGATGTGGCTGCGGCGCAAGTGGTTTTGCAACGTGGATATACAGCGGTGGGGCACATCGCAATGAATTTTGGGGAGGGCAAGCTACATGAGTAG
- a CDS encoding two-component response regulator (similar to AA sequence:cyanobase_aa:LBDG_21990), whose amino-acid sequence MDKIRVVLIEDHDLTRFGIRALLKEQGIELVGEARDARSGLNLIRSVQPDVAIVDIGLPDMTGIELTQQFRADAESPDTKVLIMTMHDDEEMVLAAFAAGADSYCMKDISGGRLAEAIQTTAGGNAWIDPGIARIVLSQVKLAQPSIAATTVTINRLSTEDSGMISDYPLTTRELDVLELIVDGRSNAEIAERLYITIGTVKTHVRNILNKLCVNDRTQIAVRALRAGLIK is encoded by the coding sequence ATGGATAAGATTCGAGTAGTGCTGATTGAAGATCATGATCTCACTCGGTTTGGAATTCGTGCGCTCCTCAAAGAGCAAGGGATCGAACTTGTCGGAGAGGCGCGGGATGCTCGATCGGGCTTAAATCTAATCCGCTCAGTTCAACCGGATGTGGCGATCGTCGATATCGGTTTGCCTGACATGACCGGGATCGAGCTGACCCAACAGTTTAGAGCCGATGCAGAATCGCCCGATACCAAAGTCTTGATCATGACGATGCACGATGATGAAGAGATGGTGTTGGCGGCGTTCGCAGCGGGAGCCGATTCTTACTGCATGAAGGATATCAGCGGTGGACGGTTAGCAGAGGCGATTCAAACGACCGCAGGTGGAAATGCTTGGATTGATCCCGGAATCGCAAGAATTGTTCTTTCCCAAGTGAAATTGGCGCAACCTTCGATCGCTGCGACAACGGTGACAATTAATCGGCTTTCGACTGAAGATAGCGGTATGATTTCGGATTATCCGCTGACCACTCGCGAGTTGGATGTTCTAGAACTGATTGTGGATGGACGGAGCAATGCTGAAATTGCAGAGCGGTTGTACATTACGATCGGGACGGTGAAAACGCACGTTCGCAACATTTTGAATAAGCTGTGTGTGAACGATCGAACTCAAATTGCGGTTCGTGCACTGAGAGCCGGATTGATCAAGTAG
- a CDS encoding radical SAM family protein (similar to AA sequence:cyanobase_aa:LBDG_54440) gives MSSPIEPRIPLPSGRGVVNSPFSSERLLFTPATPQADAIPLIFAFPNEYSVGITSLGYQVVWATLAARSDLEVARLFTDVHESLPSEPELLGFSMSWELDYVNILGLLESLDIPIWSRERSDHPIVFGGGPVLTANPEPYADFFDVFLLGDGEILLDAFINAYQEVRHADRQTQLKHLAQVPGIYVPSLYEVTYKSPNGAIAEIKPIDSSIPAQVQKQTYRGNTLSASTVVTEKAAWENIFMVEVVRSCPEMCRFCLASYLTLPFRVADVEASLIPAIEQGLKFTDRLGLLGASVTQHPEFESLLDHLNQPQFDQVRLSLSSVRTNTVTEKLTQTLVKHDARSITIAVESGSDRVRQIVNKKLTSDEIVQAAINAKAGGLSALKLYGMVGIPGEESGDLDQTVAMMRSLKKAVPGLKLTLGCSTFVPKSHTPFQWFGVNPQSEKRLQFLQKQLRSQGIDFRPESYNWSVIQALLSRGDRRLSKFLELVRNYGDSLGSYRRAFKELKGQLPDMNDYVFDRWELDRVLPWSHLQGAIPQTTLEKHLASSLAIAA, from the coding sequence ATGAGTAGTCCCATTGAACCAAGAATCCCCTTGCCTTCAGGCAGGGGAGTTGTCAATTCTCCTTTCTCATCCGAACGTTTACTCTTCACGCCTGCGACTCCTCAAGCAGACGCAATTCCGCTTATTTTTGCATTTCCAAATGAGTACAGTGTTGGCATTACTTCACTCGGTTATCAGGTGGTTTGGGCAACATTGGCGGCGCGATCGGATTTAGAGGTTGCCCGATTGTTCACCGATGTGCATGAGTCGTTGCCGTCTGAGCCAGAATTGCTCGGTTTCTCAATGTCTTGGGAGTTGGACTATGTGAATATTTTGGGACTGTTGGAATCGTTGGATATTCCGATTTGGAGTCGAGAGCGATCGGATCATCCAATTGTTTTCGGTGGCGGTCCCGTTCTCACAGCAAATCCCGAACCGTATGCCGACTTCTTTGATGTGTTTTTGCTTGGAGATGGTGAGATTTTGCTCGATGCGTTTATCAATGCGTATCAGGAAGTTCGTCATGCCGATCGACAAACTCAACTCAAGCATCTCGCCCAAGTTCCTGGAATATACGTTCCGAGCCTGTACGAGGTAACTTACAAAAGTCCAAATGGTGCGATCGCTGAGATCAAACCGATTGATAGTTCAATTCCCGCTCAGGTTCAGAAACAAACCTATCGTGGTAACACCCTTTCAGCTTCCACAGTCGTTACAGAGAAAGCTGCTTGGGAAAATATCTTTATGGTAGAAGTGGTGCGGAGTTGTCCAGAGATGTGCCGCTTCTGTCTGGCAAGCTATCTGACATTACCGTTTCGAGTTGCAGATGTTGAAGCTTCTCTGATTCCTGCGATCGAACAAGGTTTGAAATTCACTGATCGATTAGGTTTACTCGGTGCATCTGTGACGCAGCATCCAGAATTCGAGAGCTTGCTAGATCATCTCAATCAGCCACAATTCGATCAAGTGAGATTAAGCTTATCTTCAGTTAGAACGAACACTGTAACTGAGAAGCTAACTCAAACATTGGTGAAACATGATGCTCGATCAATTACGATCGCGGTTGAAAGTGGTAGCGATCGCGTTCGACAGATTGTCAATAAGAAGCTCACCTCTGATGAGATTGTTCAAGCTGCGATTAATGCTAAAGCAGGCGGATTAAGTGCATTAAAGCTGTATGGAATGGTTGGAATTCCTGGAGAAGAATCGGGAGATTTAGATCAAACGGTTGCAATGATGCGATCGCTAAAAAAAGCGGTTCCTGGACTAAAACTAACACTGGGTTGCAGCACGTTTGTTCCAAAATCACATACACCGTTTCAATGGTTTGGAGTCAATCCACAATCTGAAAAACGCCTGCAATTTCTTCAGAAACAACTCCGATCGCAAGGCATCGATTTTCGTCCTGAAAGCTACAATTGGTCAGTCATTCAAGCTTTGCTATCAAGAGGCGATCGACGACTTTCTAAGTTCTTAGAGTTAGTTCGGAACTATGGAGATTCGCTTGGTAGCTACCGACGAGCATTTAAAGAACTCAAAGGACAGTTACCGGATATGAATGACTATGTGTTCGATCGTTGGGAACTCGATCGCGTTTTGCCGTGGAGCCATTTACAAGGTGCAATTCCACAAACGACGCTAGAGAAGCATTTGGCGAGTTCGTTAGCGATCGCGGCGTGA
- a CDS encoding LysR family transcriptional regulator (similar to AA sequence:cyanobase_aa:LBDG_11580), whose product MQNATLHQLKVFEAVARHSSFTRAAEELFLTQPTVSMQVKQLSKTVGLPLFEQVGKRLYLTAAGKELYSTCRDVFERLDQFQIAIADLKGLKQGTLRLAVVTTAKYVIPRILGPFCQRYPGIDVSLTVTNHQYVLDSLADNRDDLYILSQLPDDSEAQCDPFMENPLVVLAPRNHPLTKEKNIPLSRISEEPFIMREPGSGTRKAVQKLFDSQGLPMKVKLDLGSNEAIKQAIAGGMGLSVLSKHTLALEGVNNQLAILDVEGFPIERYWYVVHPSGKQLSAIAKAFYDYLMNEGKQVAEETSVLGKLNQKEKEPVEV is encoded by the coding sequence TTGCAGAATGCGACTTTGCACCAGTTAAAGGTTTTTGAAGCAGTTGCTCGCCATAGCAGCTTTACCCGTGCGGCTGAAGAACTGTTTCTAACGCAACCCACCGTTTCAATGCAGGTGAAGCAATTGTCCAAGACCGTTGGCTTGCCTCTATTCGAGCAGGTCGGAAAACGGCTGTATTTAACCGCAGCCGGGAAAGAATTGTATTCGACCTGCCGCGATGTGTTTGAGCGGTTGGATCAGTTTCAGATTGCGATCGCGGATCTCAAGGGTCTGAAGCAAGGAACGTTACGTCTCGCCGTTGTGACTACCGCAAAGTATGTGATTCCGCGTATTTTGGGTCCGTTCTGTCAGCGGTATCCCGGCATTGATGTTTCGCTCACCGTGACGAATCACCAATACGTGCTAGACAGCTTGGCAGACAACCGGGATGACTTGTATATCCTGAGCCAACTCCCAGACGATTCAGAAGCACAATGCGACCCGTTTATGGAAAATCCGCTAGTGGTTCTGGCTCCAAGAAATCACCCGTTGACAAAAGAGAAGAATATTCCGCTGTCTCGAATTTCTGAAGAGCCGTTTATTATGCGGGAGCCGGGATCGGGGACGCGCAAAGCAGTTCAAAAGCTGTTTGATTCTCAAGGCTTACCTATGAAAGTCAAATTAGACTTGGGAAGCAATGAAGCGATCAAACAAGCGATCGCGGGCGGTATGGGTTTGTCTGTGCTCTCGAAACATACTTTGGCGCTTGAGGGCGTGAACAATCAGCTTGCCATTTTGGATGTTGAAGGCTTCCCGATCGAGCGTTACTGGTATGTGGTGCATCCATCGGGTAAGCAACTTTCTGCGATCGCGAAAGCGTTCTACGATTACTTGATGAATGAAGGCAAGCAAGTTGCAGAAGAAACTTCAGTGCTAGGAAAGCTCAATCAGAAAGAGAAGGAACCTGTAGAAGTGTAG
- a CDS encoding hypothetical protein_440 (similar to AA sequence:cyanobase_aa:LBDG_43700) encodes METSSLLETSEIYLRNEIAPIANQLDEDVELLRSALKGLGDRHLLALRVPETYKGANLDNHRFHSFQEQVARFSGALSFLQTQHQSAGAILSKSENELLKQAYLPRMGTGEASVGIGFSHLRRQDDPPLKATETKNGYQFHGHIPWITGFGIFETVLAAALLPNGQAVYGMIPFTNTEQNSGGSICFSEPMELAAMSSTNTVTAELIEWNIDQSEVAFVTDAGAIFKSDRTNILNHSFFALGCAQAGLDIVSRTQETKPYLSISSSYETLLKELKQCRQSIYSAQDQSFEERLKLRVWSIDLAVRCAHAAVVVSSGAANSKRHPAQRVYREALVFSVSGQTAAVLEGTLDRISATSRRDR; translated from the coding sequence ATGGAAACATCAAGCCTTCTGGAAACCTCAGAGATTTATTTGCGGAATGAGATTGCTCCGATCGCGAATCAACTCGATGAAGATGTTGAACTGTTGCGATCGGCTTTGAAAGGATTAGGCGATCGACATCTTCTCGCGCTCCGTGTTCCTGAAACTTACAAGGGTGCAAACCTCGACAATCATCGATTTCACTCGTTTCAAGAACAAGTCGCACGATTTTCAGGTGCATTATCTTTTCTGCAAACTCAACATCAAAGTGCAGGAGCTATTTTATCGAAAAGTGAGAATGAATTGCTAAAACAAGCTTACTTACCTCGAATGGGAACTGGAGAGGCATCAGTAGGAATTGGCTTTTCGCATCTCAGACGACAGGATGATCCGCCGTTAAAAGCAACCGAGACTAAAAACGGCTATCAATTTCACGGTCACATTCCTTGGATTACTGGATTCGGCATCTTTGAAACTGTTCTCGCAGCAGCACTTTTACCAAACGGTCAAGCAGTTTACGGCATGATTCCTTTTACCAATACAGAGCAAAATTCTGGTGGTTCGATTTGCTTTAGTGAACCAATGGAACTTGCTGCAATGAGTTCGACCAATACAGTGACAGCAGAATTGATTGAATGGAATATAGATCAATCTGAAGTCGCTTTTGTGACCGATGCAGGAGCGATTTTTAAGAGCGATCGCACTAATATTCTCAATCACAGTTTCTTTGCTCTTGGTTGCGCTCAAGCAGGATTGGATATTGTAAGCCGCACTCAGGAAACGAAGCCTTATTTATCAATCTCTTCCAGTTACGAAACACTGCTCAAAGAATTGAAACAGTGTCGTCAGTCGATCTATTCGGCTCAAGATCAGAGCTTTGAAGAGCGGTTGAAATTGCGAGTTTGGTCGATCGATTTAGCCGTTCGATGTGCTCATGCAGCCGTAGTAGTTTCTAGCGGTGCAGCTAATTCTAAACGACATCCAGCCCAGAGAGTTTATCGAGAAGCATTGGTGTTTTCTGTTTCAGGACAAACGGCAGCAGTTTTAGAAGGAACACTCGATCGCATTTCTGCAACGTCACGCCGCGATCGCTAA
- a CDS encoding beta-ig-h3/fasciclin (similar to AA sequence:cyanobase_aa:LBDG_11570) yields the protein MADIVDIAVGAGSFNTLVTAVKAANLVDALKSPGPFTVFAPNDDAFAKLPPGTITTLVQNIPQLSRILTFHVVAGKYMKADLEKLESLPSLEGSPIPFHFEDGFEVKNATVLAADIEADNGVIHVIDTVILMG from the coding sequence ATGGCAGATATTGTTGATATTGCAGTTGGCGCTGGCTCGTTCAATACGCTTGTCACCGCAGTAAAAGCAGCGAATTTGGTCGATGCGCTGAAAAGCCCAGGTCCGTTCACGGTGTTTGCACCGAATGATGATGCGTTTGCAAAACTCCCACCGGGAACGATTACAACGCTTGTCCAAAATATTCCACAACTGTCCCGCATTCTGACGTTTCACGTAGTTGCTGGAAAGTATATGAAAGCCGATTTGGAAAAGCTAGAATCATTGCCTTCTCTGGAAGGTTCACCGATTCCGTTTCACTTCGAGGATGGTTTTGAAGTGAAGAATGCAACGGTATTAGCAGCAGATATCGAAGCAGATAACGGTGTAATTCATGTGATTGATACCGTTATTCTGATGGGCTAG
- a CDS encoding proton-translocating NADH-quinone oxidoreductase, chain M subfamily (similar to AA sequence:cyanobase_aa:LBDG_11550) — protein sequence MLSPLIWLPLIGALVIGLVPNLSAKQAKLGAIAVSSAILAWTAVLMVNFDLSQPGLQMQEYHTWIPTLGISYSLAIDGLSLPLVALGSLITIIVASNGEVGLKPGETLQRPQLFYSLLLIVNSGVAGAFLAQNLLLFFLFYEVELVPFYLLILIWGGQKREYAAMKFLIYTAISGILILAAFLGVAWLGHSASFDYSDINTSVLPQNVQLILLTLVLIGFGIKTPLVPLHTWLPDAYVEASTPVAILLGGILAKLGTYGLVRFALGLFPETWKLVAPGLSIIAAVSILYGALSALAQHDIKRMVAFSSIAHMGYVLLGAAALTPLAMVGAVSQMVAHGLILALLFYLVGLVESKTGTRDRDILNGLLNPIRGLPLTSALLILAAMASAGIPGLAGFVAEFLVFQGSFSTFPIQTLVAILGTGLTAVYFVILLNRTCFGKLDNYTAYYPRVKFTEYVPALVLTALIFWLGVQPTWLVRWSEQTTKSLVTAAIPQVEQVAFNSVDRS from the coding sequence ATGCTGAGTCCGTTGATTTGGCTACCGCTGATCGGCGCGTTAGTCATTGGATTGGTTCCAAACCTCTCTGCAAAGCAAGCTAAGTTAGGCGCGATCGCAGTTTCCAGTGCAATTCTGGCTTGGACTGCGGTGCTGATGGTGAACTTCGATCTGAGCCAACCAGGGTTACAGATGCAGGAGTATCACACCTGGATTCCGACTTTGGGAATCAGCTACAGTTTAGCGATCGATGGTTTATCTCTACCGCTCGTTGCTCTGGGCAGCTTGATTACGATCATTGTGGCTTCCAATGGTGAAGTCGGACTGAAACCGGGAGAAACCTTGCAGCGTCCTCAACTGTTTTATTCACTGCTTTTGATTGTGAATTCGGGTGTGGCAGGTGCGTTTCTCGCTCAAAACTTACTGCTGTTCTTCTTGTTCTACGAGGTTGAGCTTGTTCCGTTCTATCTGCTGATTCTGATTTGGGGCGGACAGAAGCGCGAATATGCGGCGATGAAGTTCCTGATTTACACCGCGATTTCAGGCATTCTGATTTTGGCAGCGTTCCTCGGTGTGGCTTGGTTGGGTCATTCAGCAAGCTTTGATTACAGCGATATTAATACCTCGGTTCTGCCTCAGAATGTTCAATTGATTCTGTTGACGCTGGTATTGATTGGATTCGGGATTAAAACTCCGCTGGTTCCACTTCACACTTGGCTGCCGGATGCTTATGTTGAAGCTTCGACTCCAGTTGCAATTTTGCTCGGTGGAATTTTGGCGAAGCTTGGAACTTACGGTTTAGTCAGATTCGCACTTGGGCTGTTCCCCGAAACTTGGAAGCTCGTTGCACCGGGACTTTCCATCATTGCAGCCGTTTCGATTCTGTATGGTGCATTGTCCGCGCTGGCACAACATGACATCAAACGAATGGTCGCATTTAGCTCGATCGCTCACATGGGTTATGTCTTGCTCGGAGCCGCTGCGTTAACTCCCCTTGCAATGGTCGGTGCAGTTTCGCAAATGGTGGCACATGGATTGATTCTGGCGCTGTTGTTCTACTTAGTGGGATTGGTGGAATCGAAAACAGGGACTCGCGATCGCGATATTCTGAACGGCTTACTCAATCCAATTCGCGGATTGCCACTGACTAGCGCATTGTTAATTCTGGCTGCAATGGCAAGCGCTGGAATTCCTGGACTCGCTGGATTTGTCGCTGAATTCTTAGTGTTCCAAGGCAGTTTCTCAACTTTCCCAATTCAAACTCTAGTTGCAATCTTGGGAACAGGTTTAACCGCTGTTTACTTTGTAATTCTGCTAAACCGGACTTGTTTTGGAAAGCTGGATAACTACACCGCTTACTATCCACGAGTCAAATTCACTGAGTACGTGCCTGCACTCGTGTTGACTGCATTAATTTTCTGGTTAGGAGTTCAACCGACTTGGCTCGTGCGCTGGAGTGAGCAAACCACAAAATCGCTGGTGACTGCTGCCATTCCTCAAGTCGAACAAGTTGCGTTTAATTCGGTCGATCGTTCTTAA
- a CDS encoding CO2 hydration protein (similar to AA sequence:cyanobase_aa:LBDG_11560), with protein sequence MNMPAPTKTKLPPSQHPFADVIHRMEAGGAMLPDTPENLMQIIGLYKAYAVPMDFYWRDLLYIGEQVFLNPLPVFKYFISDEYMKRHNHYAGDDADLRIWRGTAEAHPELIEFMEKGELNKKLPRGLHHLWHDRINMEFAEECMRAMLWHRGMYVPVNQFDPYLDSDEYKANADRAIKAYFRKNPLMAGLYKLFPDMFLEQCRQASYYANLGLFWEVMAPVFFEMSDLYDEGKIATVPQAMDFLVNGIFAIAGRPIYHHVYIDGECYEIIPKSKGFTWLYEAALPYVEAVFYRTAPFRGTKSYNAQAGQVPDAQKDFHYGVLYADKFPVGTAGIPPTFLAQDMLHFLPPYLVEYYKEHCRGEDDMLVQLAVSFQRSMYCVTSAVIQALRCALLYPLDDPNPNHLMANRRFFESQLDRFLRPESRIREIQSQNYR encoded by the coding sequence ATGAATATGCCCGCTCCCACTAAAACCAAGCTGCCTCCATCGCAGCACCCGTTTGCAGACGTGATTCACCGGATGGAAGCAGGTGGCGCAATGCTGCCCGATACTCCAGAGAATCTGATGCAAATTATCGGTCTGTACAAAGCTTATGCAGTTCCGATGGATTTCTACTGGCGCGATTTGCTCTATATCGGTGAGCAAGTGTTCCTCAATCCTTTGCCAGTCTTCAAGTACTTCATTTCTGATGAGTACATGAAGCGCCACAATCACTATGCAGGCGATGATGCGGATTTGCGAATCTGGCGCGGAACTGCGGAAGCACACCCGGAACTGATCGAGTTCATGGAAAAGGGTGAGTTGAATAAAAAGCTCCCGCGTGGATTGCATCACCTTTGGCACGATCGTATCAATATGGAGTTCGCTGAAGAATGTATGCGGGCGATGTTGTGGCATCGTGGCATGTATGTTCCAGTGAATCAGTTCGATCCGTATCTCGATTCTGATGAGTACAAAGCGAACGCCGATCGAGCAATCAAAGCTTATTTCCGCAAAAATCCATTGATGGCGGGATTGTACAAGCTGTTTCCGGATATGTTCTTGGAGCAGTGTCGTCAAGCGTCCTACTATGCGAATCTCGGATTGTTCTGGGAAGTGATGGCTCCCGTGTTCTTCGAGATGTCCGATTTGTATGATGAGGGCAAGATCGCAACGGTTCCCCAAGCGATGGATTTCTTGGTCAATGGAATTTTCGCGATCGCAGGTCGTCCGATTTACCACCATGTTTACATTGATGGTGAATGCTACGAGATTATTCCGAAGTCGAAAGGGTTCACTTGGCTGTATGAGGCTGCATTACCTTACGTGGAAGCAGTTTTCTACAGAACAGCACCTTTCCGAGGAACGAAGTCTTACAACGCTCAAGCAGGACAAGTTCCAGACGCGCAGAAGGATTTCCATTACGGCGTTCTGTATGCGGATAAATTCCCGGTTGGAACGGCTGGAATTCCGCCGACCTTCTTGGCTCAGGACATGTTGCACTTCCTTCCGCCTTACTTAGTGGAATATTACAAGGAACATTGTCGCGGTGAAGACGATATGCTCGTTCAGCTTGCCGTGAGTTTTCAGCGATCGATGTATTGTGTCACCTCTGCGGTAATTCAAGCCTTGCGCTGTGCCTTGTTGTATCCGTTAGATGATCCGAATCCGAATCATTTAATGGCAAATCGGCGATTCTTTGAATCACAACTCGATCGATTCTTGCGTCCTGAATCGCGAATCCGTGAAATTCAGAGCCAAAACTATCGATAA